From the genome of bacterium:
TTCCATCCGCAGCGCTGCGAACGGCTGGTAGTACTCCACCTCTTCCTCTTCCGGCTGTCCCATTCGCTTGCGCTCGATCTCCTCGGGAGCCGGCTGCTCGATCGACATGACGCTGGAATTCTCCGGCTTCTGCCTTGTGATCTCGTCGGTCAGAATTGCATCGATGTAGCGGAACAGCTTCGTCTCAAGCACTTCCGGGTCCGTCAACACCTGGCCGTTACGCTCGGCAATCTGAACGATCGCCTGATCGACCAGGTCATCCGGTGTGACGTAGTCGGCCGAAACTTCTCCGGCCAGTTCCGCAGTGCGGATCAACTCGCGGGCGTGATTATAGAGAGGGCCCAACAGCGGACGCAGTCGCGCGAAGAGCGGGCTCGTATCCGGCTGCATCTTCATGGCCTCTTCGAGCAGAGCCTCTTCGGTGCTTGCGACCTCCTTCGCGAAGTTAGAAAAAGCCTTCTTCTCGGAGGTCCGCTTCCGGCTGAGGTGCTCCTTGCGAATCTTAGCTGTGGAGCGCCGAAGTTCCTTCTTCAGCGCCGCCTCAGAACTGCTGACGAGTTGGCGAGTGTCCGAAGAGTCCTTCTGGACCACAATATGGTGATCCGGAAGCTGGAGGCTGAGCGTGAGGTGGTAGGTGGGGTGTTCTTTCTTTCCGGCGACTGACAACCGGGCGCGCAACATTGGCAGATCGGGTCCAGTTCGGCCAAGACGGCGCTTTATCGAGGGAAGAGAGTCTTGCAGGTCATGTTCTACGGCTTTCCGAACTCGAGTTTCTACTCCAGGGGCGGCCATAATCAGTTTCATATTGCCCTTCCTCGTTGATGGTTTGGTGGGGCAGTCTCTCCTTTTTCGGGGTCATTTTTTGTACTGCCCCTATCGAAAGAATCTACTCATTCCACCCCCGGATGCAAAGAGAAAAAGACAATGGCGAAAGTTGTCAGGTTCCGGTTGATTCCTTTCATCTGTCTCCGTAATCCTTTACAATTGTGGGCGTAGAGTCCGTGGATTCTGTCGCATCTGTAGTATGGCAAAAAGAGGACCGGCGGAGGACTGCTCCCCCGCCGGTTCCGGACAGTGCTCTGGCTGCAGGATTTACTGCTGGTAGTAGACGATCAGCTTGTCGATAACCAGGATCGCGAGGTCCGGATTGCCATCGCCGTTCAGGTCATCTGCGGCAAATTGTCTCGGCTCCGGCGAAGCGTCCATGTTCACCCGGCGGGCAATTGTGGACTCGCTCTCGAACACGCGGAATTCGTAGAGCGAAGTCAGAGTCAGGTCCGAACCCCGTCCGGCGCGCTCCAGGTTGAAGAATTCGAGCCTCTTCTCACGCATCTCGACGCAGACAATCTGGGGGTGATTGGGATTCCCAAGTAGAGGTATCGCCCGAACAAGGCCGTATCCCCCGTCCTCGATTTCCGTCTCGTAGCTGTCTATCGTCTCCAGGTCCCCATTCATGACGCGCGAGTACAGAACAGCGATTCGATCCAGCGCCACAAGAACCAGATCGTCCCGCTTGTCGCCGTCGAGATCGAAGGCTTCCATGCGCCGATAGTTGACGTCTCCGAGTTCGATCTCCCGCAGGAGTTCGTAGCTCTTCTTGCCCTTCTTGACGCCATGGATCGAGAGGATGCCGTTTCCAACGTCGAGCATCGCCACCTCGCGACTCCCATCCCCTCGCAGATCAGCCACAGCCGCCGCCCTAAGGCGCGTCCGATTGTTCCGCCCATTGAACTGCTGTGCGATGTGAACGCTGCCGTCCTCCTCCAGGTAGAACGCCCGCACATAATCGTCCTTCACGCACATCACGAGCGGCCTGTCCTCGCCCTTCAATTGCGCCGCAAAAAGTTGGCTGGGATTGGTGTCCGCCAGAAGCCCCGAGAGGATTCCGCGAACTTCACGCTTCGTGAAGTGTCCGTCCTTGGTCTGCATGAGGAGCAGCGGCGATTCATACTCGAAGTGCAGGATGATGTCCTCACGTCCATCCCGATCCAAATCCGCGATGGTCATCCCCTCGGGAGCTTCCGCATCATCCTCCAGGACGTAGACTTCTTCAGCGGCGGGAACCGAGTCGGCCGTCGGATCGAAGTCCTTGTAGACGACGATACTCTTCTTTTCCTCGGCGTCTTCCTGAACCACCAGCAGATCCGGAGTGCTGTTCTTCTCCGAGTGGAGAATCCCGGCGGCCAACGGCTGGGCGTCGAGAGCCAGCGGACGTGGGAATCCGAGGCGATTATCCTTGTCCTTATCGACCATCGCGACCCCGAGTGCGTTCTCATCTTCGCTCAGC
Proteins encoded in this window:
- a CDS encoding VCBS repeat-containing protein; protein product: MLSNRIVLKSLALASALTVAGWAAPESAVEFHLDGPHIYDAYRRSLGLTVADLNGDGHMDIASVSNDAGLLEILYQSEDNEAAPFTKEEITLDGLVQSMIAADVNGDGRTDLLMAEAPASLVVMYQTDEGRLQRGEMTDLKADHLTLGELNGDGREDVLLVVGKKMQILQAGTRGISLEPVETFYTTGQVSDPPMIADIDGDGKNDIIFQPGDSYNHLMVRLQSATGDFPAEFSLETSLLRSVDMVPMPRERAKIAAIHNKTRHLVIMQMAEPMEDHVDGESTLSISDPRFVGFDPSTWDQDTFSAVADVDGDGREDLVAAMPNSASLRLLSQTRTGALVPETVPSLEGMDQILPWPVERGTAAPLVVLSEDENALGVAMVDKDKDNRLGFPRPLALDAQPLAAGILHSEKNSTPDLLVVQEDAEEKKSIVVYKDFDPTADSVPAAEEVYVLEDDAEAPEGMTIADLDRDGREDIILHFEYESPLLLMQTKDGHFTKREVRGILSGLLADTNPSQLFAAQLKGEDRPLVMCVKDDYVRAFYLEEDGSVHIAQQFNGRNNRTRLRAAAVADLRGDGSREVAMLDVGNGILSIHGVKKGKKSYELLREIELGDVNYRRMEAFDLDGDKRDDLVLVALDRIAVLYSRVMNGDLETIDSYETEIEDGGYGLVRAIPLLGNPNHPQIVCVEMREKRLEFFNLERAGRGSDLTLTSLYEFRVFESESTIARRVNMDASPEPRQFAADDLNGDGNPDLAILVIDKLIVYYQQ